A single Streptomyces sannanensis DNA region contains:
- a CDS encoding COX15/CtaA family protein, whose product MHKRPLTIEPVLTPLAYIARRWTPSPHTVQRAALAALVMSVVIVVTGGAVRLTGSGLGCDTWPKCTDDSLFATPEQGLHGAIEFGNRMLTYVLCAAVGWAIVAARSAKPWRHSLTRLGWLQFVIVMGNAVLGGITVWAGLNPWSVAGHFLLASSLITVTTITWQRTREGDEAARPRVPKPVRKLSWAIVVTSVVLIALGTVVTGSGPHAGDSSEVPRMPFDWANAAHVHAAAAWGVCALAIAMWLALRVVDAPLDTRARARDLLLVLLAQGVVGYVQYFTELPEMLVGVHMLGSCLLWIAVLRVHLSLRERPEAMPGVPGPALDQRQTSVAV is encoded by the coding sequence TTGCACAAACGGCCCCTTACGATAGAGCCCGTGTTGACCCCTCTCGCGTATATCGCCCGACGCTGGACGCCCTCACCCCATACCGTCCAGCGGGCCGCGCTCGCGGCGCTCGTGATGAGCGTCGTCATCGTCGTCACCGGCGGAGCAGTGCGGCTGACCGGCTCCGGGCTCGGCTGTGACACCTGGCCCAAGTGCACCGACGACAGCTTGTTCGCCACTCCCGAACAGGGGCTGCACGGCGCGATCGAGTTCGGCAACCGCATGCTGACGTACGTCCTGTGTGCGGCGGTCGGCTGGGCGATCGTCGCCGCGCGCTCCGCGAAGCCCTGGCGGCACAGCCTGACCCGGCTGGGCTGGCTGCAGTTCGTCATCGTGATGGGCAACGCGGTCCTCGGCGGCATCACGGTGTGGGCGGGCCTGAACCCGTGGAGCGTGGCCGGGCACTTCCTGCTCGCCAGCTCGCTGATCACCGTCACCACGATCACCTGGCAGCGCACCCGTGAGGGCGACGAGGCCGCGCGGCCGCGCGTGCCGAAGCCGGTGCGCAAGCTGTCCTGGGCGATCGTCGTGACGTCCGTCGTACTGATCGCGCTGGGGACCGTTGTCACGGGCTCCGGCCCGCACGCGGGCGACAGCAGCGAGGTGCCCCGCATGCCATTCGACTGGGCGAACGCCGCGCATGTCCACGCGGCCGCCGCCTGGGGCGTGTGCGCGCTCGCGATCGCGATGTGGCTCGCGCTGCGTGTCGTCGACGCTCCCTTGGACACCCGGGCCCGCGCCCGCGACCTGCTGCTGGTGCTGCTCGCACAGGGCGTGGTCGGCTATGTCCAGTACTTCACGGAGCTTCCGGAGATGCTTGTCGGCGTCCACATGCTGGGTTCCTGCCTCCTCTGGATCGCCGTTCTGCGGGTGCATCTCTCGCTGCGGGAGCGGCCGGAGGCGATGCCAGGCGTACCGGGCCCCGCACTGGACCAGCGGCAGACCTCGGTGGCCGTGTAA
- a CDS encoding ABC transporter permease — MSTGTYAPKPGAAPLARMIGAQAALETRMLLRNGEQLLLTVIIPSLLLVLFSTVDIVDTGDGKAVDFLAPGVLALAVMSTAFTGQAIATGFERRYGVLKRLGASPLPRWALMTAKTLSVLVTEVLQIVLLTVIAFALGWSPQGNPVAVLLLLVLGTAAFSGLGLLMAGTLKAEVTLAAANLVFLLLLVGGGVIVPLDKFPDAVASVLGLLPISALSDGLREVLQHGASVPWGDLGILAGWAVLGLGAAAKFFRWE; from the coding sequence ATGAGCACCGGTACGTACGCCCCGAAGCCCGGGGCCGCCCCGCTGGCGCGGATGATCGGCGCACAGGCGGCACTGGAGACGCGGATGCTGCTGCGCAACGGCGAGCAGCTGCTGCTGACCGTGATCATTCCGTCGCTGCTGCTGGTGCTCTTCTCGACGGTCGACATCGTCGACACAGGAGACGGCAAGGCCGTCGACTTCCTCGCGCCGGGCGTGCTCGCGCTCGCCGTGATGTCCACCGCCTTCACCGGGCAGGCCATCGCGACCGGCTTCGAGCGCCGATACGGAGTACTGAAGCGGCTCGGCGCCTCGCCGCTCCCCCGCTGGGCGCTGATGACGGCGAAGACCCTGTCGGTGCTGGTCACCGAAGTACTGCAGATCGTACTGCTCACGGTGATCGCGTTCGCGCTCGGCTGGTCGCCGCAGGGAAACCCTGTCGCCGTCCTCCTCCTGCTCGTCCTCGGCACCGCGGCCTTCTCCGGGCTCGGCCTGCTGATGGCCGGCACGCTGAAGGCGGAGGTCACGCTGGCGGCCGCGAACCTGGTCTTCCTGCTGCTGCTGGTGGGCGGCGGAGTGATCGTCCCCTTGGACAAGTTCCCCGACGCAGTCGCCTCCGTGCTCGGCCTGCTGCCCATTTCCGCACTGTCGGACGGGCTGCGGGAGGTGCTGCAGCACGGGGCGTCGGTGCCGTGGGGCGATCTCGGGATCCTCGCCGGCTGGGCTGTTCTCGGCCTCGGCGCGGCGGCGAAGTTCTTCCGCTGGGAGTGA
- a CDS encoding S8 family serine peptidase — translation MARHRTAGPSSSDRRRTALAALTAAVMALPLAIGAQPALAQTDDLPALSAFQAKSEGELLDRFAEKADGAKLAFWVTMKDSADLSEAKKAKSKAAKARAVRAAETSFAKKSQAGVIAAAKDAGAKYQSFWISNTVKITGTQALAEKLATRSDVAALEADTPVDMPDPIASATEPTVNGIEWNVDRINAPKVWNELGVTGEDIVVANIDSGVQYDHPAIKSKYRGLKPDGTYDHAYNFFDPTNVCEGDAPCDNNGHGTHTMGTMVGDDGGANRIGVAPGAKWIAAKGCESSTCSREFLLSAGQWVIAPTDLSGANPRPDLAPDVVNSSWGSNTIDTWFKDTVQSWRDAGIFPAFSNGNNGPGCNTAGSPGAYVNSYASGAFDANNAIAPFSSRGTGEGGAIKPNIAAPGANVRSSVAGGGYLPMSGTSMASPHTAATVALMWSASPAIRGGIAETERLLNLTAIDVDATSCGGTAAKNNIFGEGRLDAFAAVSATPRGALGALEGKVASGGAALAGATVSLDGPVKRTGITGADGSFAWPKLMVGDYKVTVTKFGYLAVTGDLTVTEGRTTTRDFTVDAAPSAVLKGKVSSDVAEGGASLVVQATPVTATAAADGSYEMTLPLGTYNVAVTPTGMCASATSVSVELTADKTQDIQLPTRTDAFGHACRLSSGGDFPTGETKLSLQSTTNGQAGIDFPFPVPLYGKVYRAATATTEGSLNFGTTSTSNLNSSLPSIFAPNGSLYPFWDNLTVDAEAGIYWSARGTAPHRQIVVEWRNVQIAGASANRVTFAVVISEDGSVSYHYKDIGDGRYEGGEGATIGVEDETGTEAFLYSYNQKVVTDGMVLAFRTTKTGVVSGTVTDANDGKAVEGVTVTVTKDGTAAGSAPTAVDGQYLVSVPAGTDTADYAVSFTAAHYSAAGVTRSLKAGGIEVADADLETGVVTAGTKAYTLVLPAGQTRTRPLALSNAGSAVTYQVAEKDGAAWVKPSVTSGTLDSGAGRQLTLTFDTTGATPGSVLTGTLLVNSESARKPVIEIPLKVVVPAYQAALDAGTAGRQVDALGDTWGPDQAYAAGSYGYLGTGNEVRTNKAITGTDEQELYSTARQGAYEYRFDNLPDGVYQVELGFAELTEKAPAKRVFDILAEGTEHVSNLDLALEAGALAAHDRTFTVTVTDGQLNLRLVAVTGKTLVNKVRISHRPDLSS, via the coding sequence GTGGCTAGACACAGAACCGCCGGCCCCAGCAGCTCGGACAGAAGGAGAACGGCGCTCGCCGCACTGACCGCCGCGGTCATGGCGCTTCCTCTCGCGATCGGGGCCCAGCCGGCTCTGGCGCAGACCGACGACCTGCCCGCGCTCAGCGCCTTCCAGGCCAAGAGCGAGGGCGAACTGCTCGACCGGTTCGCGGAGAAGGCCGACGGCGCCAAGCTCGCCTTCTGGGTCACGATGAAGGACTCGGCCGACCTGAGCGAGGCGAAGAAGGCGAAGTCCAAGGCGGCCAAGGCGCGCGCGGTCCGCGCCGCCGAGACCTCGTTCGCCAAGAAGTCCCAGGCCGGGGTCATCGCCGCGGCCAAGGACGCCGGGGCGAAGTACCAGTCGTTCTGGATCTCCAACACGGTCAAGATCACCGGTACCCAGGCTCTCGCCGAGAAGCTCGCGACGCGCTCCGACGTGGCGGCCCTGGAGGCCGACACCCCCGTCGATATGCCCGATCCGATCGCCTCGGCCACCGAGCCCACGGTCAACGGCATCGAGTGGAACGTCGACCGGATCAACGCCCCCAAGGTCTGGAACGAGCTGGGCGTCACGGGCGAGGACATCGTTGTTGCCAACATCGACTCCGGTGTCCAGTACGACCATCCGGCGATCAAGTCCAAGTACCGCGGCCTGAAGCCGGACGGAACGTACGACCACGCCTACAACTTCTTCGACCCGACCAACGTCTGCGAGGGCGACGCCCCCTGCGACAACAACGGGCACGGCACCCACACCATGGGCACCATGGTCGGTGACGACGGCGGCGCCAATCGGATCGGTGTCGCCCCGGGCGCCAAATGGATCGCGGCCAAGGGCTGCGAGTCCAGCACCTGCAGCCGCGAGTTCCTGCTCTCCGCGGGCCAGTGGGTGATCGCCCCCACCGACCTGTCCGGTGCCAACCCCCGGCCCGATCTCGCCCCGGACGTCGTCAACAGCTCCTGGGGCTCCAACACCATCGACACCTGGTTCAAGGACACCGTCCAGTCCTGGCGGGACGCGGGCATCTTCCCCGCCTTCTCCAACGGCAACAACGGCCCCGGCTGCAACACCGCCGGCTCGCCGGGCGCGTATGTGAACTCGTACGCCAGCGGTGCCTTCGACGCGAACAACGCGATTGCCCCCTTCTCCTCGCGCGGTACCGGCGAGGGCGGCGCGATCAAGCCGAACATCGCGGCCCCCGGCGCCAATGTGCGCTCCTCGGTGGCCGGCGGCGGCTACTTGCCCATGTCCGGCACCTCGATGGCCTCCCCGCACACCGCGGCCACGGTCGCGCTGATGTGGTCGGCCTCGCCCGCGATCCGCGGGGGCATCGCGGAGACGGAGAGGCTGCTCAACCTGACCGCCATCGACGTCGACGCCACCAGCTGCGGCGGCACGGCGGCCAAGAACAACATCTTCGGTGAGGGCCGCCTCGACGCCTTCGCGGCGGTCAGCGCGACGCCGCGCGGCGCACTCGGCGCCCTGGAGGGCAAGGTCGCCTCGGGCGGCGCCGCTCTGGCCGGTGCCACCGTCAGCCTCGACGGGCCGGTGAAGAGGACCGGGATCACCGGCGCCGACGGCTCGTTCGCCTGGCCGAAGCTGATGGTCGGCGACTACAAGGTCACCGTCACCAAGTTCGGTTACCTCGCCGTCACCGGTGATCTCACCGTCACCGAGGGCCGGACCACCACCCGGGACTTCACCGTCGACGCCGCCCCGTCGGCCGTCCTCAAGGGCAAAGTGTCCAGCGACGTCGCCGAAGGCGGCGCGTCCCTGGTCGTCCAGGCCACTCCGGTCACGGCCACCGCGGCCGCCGACGGCAGCTACGAGATGACGCTCCCGCTCGGCACCTACAACGTGGCCGTCACCCCCACCGGCATGTGCGCCTCGGCCACCAGCGTGAGCGTGGAGCTGACCGCCGACAAGACGCAGGACATCCAGCTGCCCACCCGCACCGACGCGTTCGGCCACGCCTGCCGGCTCTCCTCGGGCGGCGACTTCCCGACCGGTGAGACCAAGCTCTCCCTGCAAAGCACCACCAACGGGCAGGCCGGGATCGACTTCCCCTTCCCGGTGCCGCTGTACGGCAAGGTCTACCGGGCGGCGACCGCCACCACCGAGGGCTCGCTCAACTTCGGCACGACCAGCACCAGCAACCTCAACAGCAGCCTGCCCAGCATATTCGCCCCGAACGGCTCGCTCTACCCGTTCTGGGACAACCTGACCGTGGATGCGGAGGCCGGTATCTACTGGTCGGCCCGGGGCACCGCGCCGCACCGCCAGATCGTGGTCGAGTGGCGCAACGTCCAGATCGCCGGCGCCAGTGCCAACCGCGTCACCTTCGCCGTCGTGATCTCCGAGGACGGCTCGGTGTCGTACCACTACAAGGACATCGGTGACGGGAGGTACGAGGGCGGCGAGGGCGCCACCATCGGTGTGGAGGACGAGACCGGCACCGAGGCCTTCCTGTACTCCTACAACCAGAAGGTCGTCACCGACGGCATGGTCCTCGCCTTCCGCACCACCAAGACCGGTGTGGTCAGCGGCACGGTCACCGACGCCAACGACGGCAAGGCCGTCGAAGGCGTCACCGTCACCGTCACCAAGGACGGTACGGCCGCGGGCAGCGCCCCCACGGCCGTCGACGGCCAGTACCTGGTGTCCGTCCCGGCGGGCACCGACACGGCGGACTACGCGGTGTCCTTCACCGCCGCCCACTACTCCGCGGCCGGCGTCACCCGCTCGCTGAAGGCGGGCGGCATCGAGGTCGCCGACGCGGACCTCGAGACCGGTGTGGTCACGGCCGGCACCAAGGCCTACACACTGGTCCTGCCCGCCGGGCAGACCCGCACCCGCCCCCTCGCCCTCTCCAACGCCGGTTCCGCGGTGACCTACCAGGTGGCGGAGAAGGACGGGGCGGCCTGGGTGAAGCCCTCCGTGACGAGCGGCACCCTCGACAGCGGGGCGGGCCGGCAGCTGACCCTCACCTTCGACACCACCGGCGCCACGCCCGGTTCGGTCCTCACCGGCACTCTGCTGGTGAACTCCGAGTCCGCTCGCAAGCCGGTCATCGAGATCCCGCTGAAGGTCGTCGTACCCGCCTATCAGGCGGCGCTCGACGCGGGCACGGCCGGCCGGCAGGTCGACGCGCTCGGTGACACCTGGGGCCCCGACCAGGCGTACGCCGCCGGATCGTACGGCTACCTCGGCACCGGCAACGAGGTGAGGACCAACAAGGCCATCACCGGAACCGATGAGCAGGAGCTCTACTCGACCGCCCGCCAGGGCGCGTACGAGTACCGCTTCGACAACCTGCCCGACGGCGTCTACCAGGTCGAACTCGGCTTCGCCGAGCTCACCGAGAAGGCCCCGGCCAAGCGGGTGTTCGACATCCTGGCCGAGGGCACGGAGCACGTCTCCAACCTCGACCTCGCCCTGGAGGCCGGCGCCCTCGCGGCCCACGACCGCACCTTCACGGTGACGGTCACCGACGGCCAGCTGAACCTGCGCCTGGTCGCCGTCACGGGCAAGACCCTGGTCAACAAGGTCCGCATCTCGCACCGCCCGGACCTGAGCAGCTGA
- a CDS encoding ABC transporter ATP-binding protein: MHSESPRPAPGDRPPTRRGAVSPLISVQGLVKQYGDKTAVAGLTLEAGPGITAVLGPNGAGKTTTIETCEGYRRPDGGTVRVLGLDPVRQAAALRPRIGVMLQSGGVYPGARASEMLRHVAKLHAHPLDVDALIERLGLGSCGRTAYRRLSGGQQQRLALAMAVVGRPELVFLDEPTAGLDPQARRATWDLVRELRTDGVSVILTTHFMDEAEQLADDVAIIDAGRVVAQGSPEELCRGGAENTLRFTGRPGLDIGSLLKALPDGSAAVELTPGAYRITGTVGPQLLATVTTWCAQHGVMPDRISVERHTLEDVFLELTGKELRS; encoded by the coding sequence ATGCACAGCGAGTCCCCCCGGCCGGCGCCCGGCGATCGTCCCCCTACGAGGCGCGGCGCGGTATCCCCGCTGATCTCGGTGCAGGGCCTCGTCAAGCAGTACGGAGACAAGACGGCGGTGGCCGGCCTCACCCTGGAGGCAGGGCCCGGGATCACCGCCGTTCTGGGTCCCAACGGCGCCGGCAAGACCACCACGATCGAGACCTGTGAGGGCTACCGGCGGCCGGACGGCGGGACCGTCCGTGTCCTCGGGCTCGACCCGGTCAGGCAGGCGGCGGCGCTGCGCCCGCGCATCGGCGTGATGCTCCAGTCCGGCGGTGTCTACCCGGGAGCGCGGGCGAGCGAGATGCTGCGCCATGTGGCGAAGCTGCACGCCCACCCGCTGGACGTCGACGCCCTCATCGAGCGGCTCGGACTCGGCAGCTGCGGACGCACCGCCTACCGGCGGCTGTCCGGAGGGCAGCAGCAGCGGCTGGCACTGGCCATGGCCGTCGTCGGACGTCCCGAGCTGGTCTTCCTGGACGAGCCGACCGCGGGCCTCGACCCGCAGGCACGCCGGGCCACCTGGGACCTCGTACGCGAGCTGCGCACCGACGGTGTCTCGGTCATCCTCACCACGCACTTCATGGACGAGGCCGAGCAGCTCGCCGACGACGTCGCGATCATCGACGCGGGCCGGGTCGTCGCCCAGGGCAGCCCCGAGGAACTGTGCCGCGGCGGCGCCGAAAACACACTGCGGTTCACCGGCCGGCCAGGGCTCGACATAGGTTCGCTGCTCAAGGCGCTGCCGGACGGCTCCGCGGCGGTGGAGCTGACCCCCGGCGCGTACCGGATCACCGGCACGGTCGGCCCCCAGCTGCTGGCCACCGTCACGACCTGGTGCGCGCAGCACGGCGTCATGCCGGACCGCATCTCGGTCGAACGGCACACGCTGGAGGACGTTTTTCTGGAGCTGACGGGCAAGGAGCTGCGGTCGTGA